From a region of the Tiliqua scincoides isolate rTilSci1 chromosome 4, rTilSci1.hap2, whole genome shotgun sequence genome:
- the DBT gene encoding lipoamide acyltransferase component of branched-chain alpha-keto acid dehydrogenase complex, mitochondrial isoform X3, with product MENNIKLSEVVGTGKDNRILKEDILNYLAKQTGAILPLSPKPEIIPPSPKLEPTPGKPKEKIPKIPVPISKPVVISGKDKTEALSGFHKAMVKTMTAALKIPHFGYCDEIDLTQLVQLREELKPVAQARGVNLSFMPFFIKAASLGLLHYPILNASVDENCQNITYKASHNIGVAMDTEQGLLVPNVKSVQACSVFEVALELNRLQNLGSANQLGTNDLTGGTFTLSNIGTIGGTYTKPVILPPEVAIGALGKIQVLPRFNNNGDVFEAQIMNVSWSADHRIIDGATMARFSNLWKSYLENPASMLLDLK from the exons ATTAAACTGAGCGAAGTTGTTGGAACAGGAAAGGATAACCGTATCCTCAAAGAGGACATTCTCAATTACTTGGCGAAGCAGACAGGAGCTATTTTACCCCTGTCACCAAAACCTGAAATTATCCCACCTTCACCGAAATTGGAGCCTACGCCAGGCAAGCCAAAGGAAAAGATTCCTAAAATTCCTGTGCCCATTTCCAAACCTGTAGTAATTTCAGGAAAAGATAAAACAGAGGCCTtatcag GTTTTCACAAGGCAATGGTGAAGACCATGACGGCTGCTTTGAAAATTCCTCATTTTGGTTATTGCGATGAGATTGATCTCACGCAGCTCGTCCAGTTGAGAGAGGAATTGAAACCTGTAGCACAAGCGCGGGGAGTTAACCTCTCCTTCATGCCCTTCTTTATAAAG GCAGCTTCTTTAGGCTTATTACACTATCCTATTCTTAATGCTTCTGTGGATGAAAACTGCCAAAACATCACGTACAAG GCTTCTCACAACATTGGCGTTGCTATGGATACagaacaaggcttgcttgttCCAAATGTGAAAAGTGTTCAGGCCTGCAGCGTGTTTGAGGTTGCGTTGGAATTAAACCGCCTACAAAACTTGGGGTCTGCGAACCAGCTGGGAACAAACGACCTCACAGGGGGAACTTTCACACTCTCCAACATTGGCACA attggtGGTACCTATACCAAACCAGTGATCCTACCCCCAGAAGTAGCTATTGGAGCTTTGGGGAAGATACAG GTCCTTCCTCGATTTAACAATAATGGGGATGTATTTGAAGCACAGATAATGAATGTGAGCTGGTCTGCTGATCACAGAATTATTGATGGTGCAACAATGGCCCGGTTTTCTAACTTGTGGAAATCTTACTTGGAGAACCCTGCTTCCATGCTGCTGGATCTTAAGTAA
- the LRRC39 gene encoding leucine-rich repeat-containing protein 39, with protein MTETAVCVGTFTAIKALWEVRIQKVTEEVRRQKEFSQKTAGRLTLVWEERVSLAKLKEKVVTEDGRVILRIEHEEWQTLPSCLLKLNHLQEWQLHRISLVTIPQFIGRFHNLIVLDLSRNSIAELPREIGQLSNLQELILSYNRIKSVPKELSNCVSLERLELAVNRDISDLPHQLSNLKKLNHLDLSMNKFITFPSVLLDMPNLEWLDMGSNRLKEIPGNINRIENLHTLWLQRNEITQLPEVIYMLKNLSTLVLSSNKLQDIPACMKDMTNLRFVNFRDNPLKLQVTLPPCENAEEEEEREPYGIQFMHAYIQESLSKTENDILADGSGGCSK; from the exons ATGACTGAAACAGCAGTTTGTGTTGGTACGTTTACAGCCATTAAGGCACTGTGGGAAGTGAGAATCCAAAAAGTTACAGAAGAGGTCAGAAGACAAAAGGAATTCAGTCAGAAGACTGCAGGGAG actgacACTTGTTTGGGAAGAGAGGGTCAGTTTGGCCAAGCTCAAAGAAAAAGTAGTAACTGAAGATGGAAGGGTTATATTAAGGATTGAACATGAAGAATGGCAG ACTCTCCCTTCTTGTTTACTGAAACTGAACCACCTCCAGGAATGGCAGCTTCACAGAATTAGTTTGGTAACAATCCCTCAGTTCATTGGTCGCTTTCATAATCTCATCGTGCTAGATCTGTCCCGAAATTCCATTGCAGAGTTACCTCGGGAGATTG GTCAGCTGTCCAATCTTCAAGAGCTGATCCTGAGTTATAATAGAATTAAATCTGTTCCTAAAGAACTAAGCAACTGTGTCAGCTTAGAAAGACTGGAGCTAGCAGTGAACAGAGACATCAGTGACCTTCCTCATCAG CTCAGCAATTTGAAGAAGCTTAATCACCTAGATCTGAGTATGAATAAGTTTATCACTTTCCCATCAGTCTTACTGGATATGCCAAACCTGGAATGGTTAGATATGGGGAGCAACAGACTCAAAGAAATCCCTGGCAATATCAACAG AATAGAAAACCTACACACTTTGTGGCTCCAACGAAATGAAATAACTCAGTTACCAGAAGTCATTTATATGTTAAAAAATTTGAGCACCCTGGTCCTCAGCAGCAACAAACTCCAAGATATTCCTGCTTGTATGAAGGACATGACAAACCTCAG ATTTGTCAACTTCAGAGACAACCCACTGAAGCTGCAGGTGACACTCCCCCCATGTGAGAAcgctgaagaggaggaggaacgaGAGCCGTACGGTATTCAGTTCATGCATGCATACATTCAGGAGTCTCTCAGCAAAACAG aaaacGATATTCTAGCTGATGGCAGCGGTGGCTgcagcaagtga